TATGATGCACTGCTATTTATTGGAGTTGCAGCATTGAGATTACCACCTATTTGTAATTGCGTTGTTGTTGCAGGATTTGTATTAGACCAGTCTTTTAAGCTGATAGGCTTAATACTGCTAGAATCTGTACTAATCGTCTTACCATCAGACGACATCCATCCCAAAACCTTATAACCATCAGGTGTTACAAGTTCACCGTTTGAATCAAAGGAAAAATTTCCTGCTCGTGTATATAAATTAGCTCCTCCGTTTGAAACAATGAAAAAGCCGTTACCATCTATTGAAAGGTCAGTTGAGTTGTCGGTTCTTTGTGCACCACCTCTTGAAAAATTAGTATCAATTGAACCAATAGCAACTCCAAGCCCAATCTGCTGTGGATTTGTACCTCCGCCATTTCCCTGTGCCGCAGAAGCACCTTTTATTGTTTGACTGAATATTTCCTTAAATGTCATCCTGCTGGATTTATATCCAATAGTATTGACATTTGCTATATTATTTCCTATAACGTCCATTTTTGCCTGATGTGCCCTTAAACCTGAAACTGCAGAATACATTGACCTTAACATTCTTTTATCCTCCTTTATTCTGTGCTGTCTGCTTTATCTATCGTTCAAAAGCAGCAAGCCTCCATAATGGTCCGGCTTATATTATTACAGCACCATCAATATTTGTTATAACATTATTTTTAAGTGCTTGTCCATCTATGGCAGTAATTACTGTTCTATTCTTTAAATTAACTACAAAGGCTTTTCTATCGATTAATATTAAAGTATTTCTAATACCTTTTGATTCAGCCTTGTTTACAGCTTCAATCAACTTATTATATTCGATTTCAGAAACATTTAAATTCCTCATACTGATTCTTTCTATTGCATGTTTGGAAAATTTTAATTCTTCTTTCTTTTTGCTAAATATATCTTCAAATTTATTGTTTTTTACACTGCTTGTCTTATTTGAAATACCATTAACATATACATATCCTGTTAAATTTATTTTATCCATTAGTATCAACACCTTAAGTAGTAACAGTTACAACTGAATCAATAGGAACATCTGCATCTTGAACTTTTAGATAAAATTGACCATCTTGAGAAAATACACCTTCTACTTTTCCATTAATATTTTTTGATACTCCTCCGTCATTTATTGTAGCAGATATTGTTTTACCTAAAAGGTTATATGCTTTTACCGCATTAAAACTTGAATTTAAATTCTGCATTTGCTCTAATGAAGAAAACTGCGCCATTTGAGCAATAAATTCCTTATCATTCATTGGATTTAAAGGGTCTTGATTTTTTAATTGTGTTACAAGAAGCTGTAAAAAATCATTTTTACCCAGGGCAGAATTAAGGTTTGCAACCGGCACATTTGTGTTTAAATAATTGTTGTATTTAGTATTAATATCCATTGACTTAGCCCCCTTCTTATACCATGACATCAACATGGTCATCTGATATAAAATTATTTATATTCTCCGATACAACACTATTTTCTAAAAAATAGTCATTATACGAAGTAAACATGAAACTTCTATTGCCTGAATTTTGACTATTTCCCTCCCCTTTAAAGTTCTGTCCATTATACTGGGATGCAAACTGCATATTTTTATCAACAGAAACGTTAAAGTTATCAATTTTTATGCCCTTTGCCTCCAGTTGGCTATTTAAGATACCTACATTAGCCTCAATTTGATGCTTGACTTTTTCATTTTCTGTAATTATATTTGCAATTAAATTGCCGCCGTTTGATTGCAGGTTTATCTCCACTTTTCCAAGAAAATCCGGCTTTAATTGTATTTTTAATATTGACGTAGATTCAGTCTTGGAAAGATTAATATTTTTAACAATCTGGTTAATAATATCAACATCCTTATCAGGCAGTCTTACATCTTTATTATTTGAAATCACTTTATTAGTTGTAGTTTTTAAAGAAAAATCATTTGAAATATTCTGATTGTTCTCAAAACTCATTTTAAAATCTTCATGTGGTTTATTTTCACTTTGTTTGTCCTGTGAATTTTTAATTTTAATTATATTATCTTCTGCAACGCCACTGTCATCTTTCATTGTCTGATTATCATTTTGGAGAAAATTTCTTTGCTGATTTACGTATTTTATATTTTTAATTATTTTTTGGTCTTCTATTTGTTCCACATCAATATTATTTTTTGCTTTTATATTTTCTTTGTTCTTTATATTTGATTCTTCATACGGAACAAGCAAATGAGTACTTTCTGCTTTAGTTTGCATATTTGTAACTAAAACAGAATCTTTACCGCTATTTACCTCTGAAATTAAAGCTGCTTTGTTATTTAAAGTCATATCAGCTTTTGTATCATAGTCATCCTTTATTTTATCAAGCTTATTTCCTTTCATGCCTTTCAAAACATCATCAGGAGCAATTTTTATACCAAAATTATTTTCTAAAATTTGCGAAATCTTTTTTGATACCTCTTTTAAATCAAGATTATTTATACTCAAATTTTTTATTAGATTTGTTCCAAATTGTTGTAATTCATTTTTATCCATAGCTGTAATATTTCCTTTGTCAATATCTTTTAATATATTATTTATCATGTTTTGAAGGATTGATAATGTTAAAGGATTTGCATTTTTTTCTGATATAGTATTATCTTTCAAAGAATTTAAGGTAAAAACCGTATTATTAATTTTTTTGCTACTTTTAAATTGTGAAAATAATGCCGTTTTACATAGCTCTATATCAAGATTTTCACCAATTACATCTTTAAAAGATTTTACTGCATTATTTTTATCTTCTGTATTGCTTTTTGCCATCTTTAACTGGACTATATTTTGTATAACGGGCTGAATCATTATTTCACCTCCTTTCTATGGGATTTTTTGAGCATTATTTACTAATATTTTTGTTATCTGAGCTGCTCTATCTGGATTCATAAAGCTTAGTATTTTAGATGCACTATCCTTATTCATATTACTTAATATGGTTATTACAATATTATCGTCGCTTATTTTGCTTAAAATACCTGCCGCATTTTGTGGATCCATATTATCATAATATGTTGCAAGGTCTTTCATACTCGTTTTTTTTGCATCCAGTTGCAGCTTTAAATTATTTAAATCACTTTCTTTTTTATTTAATTGCATTTGCAAATCATCAAGCTGTTTTTGCTTATCATTAAGGCTTGCTTCTTTTTCATTTAATTTTTTTTCTTTTTGTGATAATTCATTTTCTAATTTCTTTAATTGATCCTGACTATTATCAACCTTTTTAGCAGAAATTATATTTTTAAATATTGGTATTTTACTGATTTGTGTTAATACTCGATTGCTAATACCACCAATATTAAAGTAAAATAATGCACCAGAAGCAGCAGGAATTATTAATATAAAAATTATCATTAATAATTTAATAGACCGTTTTTTTTTAATGGTTGACTTTCCATTGAATTTTTTCCCCCTATTATAGTTCTGTTATAGATTTTGCAATCTTAAAGCAAATTTGTTCATCTATGAATAAATTTTGTTCTATACTCTGCAAATACTGATATTCCAAATATCTTCTTTCTTTTAAATTTTCAAGGGATTTTTTTTCTTTATTGACCTCAATAAGTTTTTCTCTTCTAAATTTTATTTCTTTTTTTAATTCGCATATAATATTTTTTTGTTCGTCTATTTTTTTGTATATTATGTTCATATATAAGTTGTTTTGAATAATATCCCTTGCTTTCATACCCGTTTTTGTCTGCCTATTATTATTTTCTATAAGCCTTGTTACTTCTTTTGATAATTCATTTAATCTTTTTTTATGATATTCATATTTATTAATTACAACAGCCAAATTTTCCTCTTCAAGTTTCTGAGTATGTTTTTTAAAACTTAAAATCGGTTGAAGTGAATACTCGAATTTTTTCATTCTATCACCTGTTTAAAATATTTTTAAGCATCTCAACAGTTTCTTTGAAACTGTATACATCATTAGTCTGCTGCTTTAAAAAGCTCATCATGCTGTCATTTAATGTGATTGCCTCATCGATTTTAGGATTACTTCCGTATGTATATGCGCCTATATTTATCAAGTCTTCAGATTCTGTATAAACCGTCAATATATTTTTAAATTTTGCAATTAGTTCTTTATGTTCATCTGAAATTATATCATTCATAACCCTGCTAACACTTGATAAAACATCAATCGCAGGATAGTGGTTTTTATTAGCCAACTTCCTCGATAAAACAATATGTCCATCTAATATTCCCCTTACGGCATCTGTAATAGGCTCATTTAGGTCATCGCCGTCAACTAAAACAGTATAAAGTGCCGTAATAGAACCTAAATTAGAGCATCCTGTTCTTTCTAAAAGCTTTGGCAAAACCGAAAAAACTGATGGAGTGTATCCACGGGATACAGGTGCTTCACCCACTGATAAACCAACTTCTCTTTGTGCCATAGCAAAACGAGTTATTGAATCCATCATCAAAAGTACATTAAGACCTCTATCCCTGAAATATTCAGCAATTGCTGTTGCTGTCATAGCGCCTTTTACTCTCATTAAAGCAGGTGTATCTGAAGTTGCAACAACCAATATGGATTTTTTAAGCCCCTTTTCACCTAAATCTTTTTCAATAAACTCATTAACTTCTCTCCCTCTTT
This is a stretch of genomic DNA from Aceticella autotrophica. It encodes these proteins:
- a CDS encoding TIGR02530 family flagellar biosynthesis protein, whose product is MDKINLTGYVYVNGISNKTSSVKNNKFEDIFSKKKEELKFSKHAIERISMRNLNVSEIEYNKLIEAVNKAESKGIRNTLILIDRKAFVVNLKNRTVITAIDGQALKNNVITNIDGAVII
- a CDS encoding flagellar hook capping FlgD N-terminal domain-containing protein — translated: MDINTKYNNYLNTNVPVANLNSALGKNDFLQLLVTQLKNQDPLNPMNDKEFIAQMAQFSSLEQMQNLNSSFNAVKAYNLLGKTISATINDGGVSKNINGKVEGVFSQDGQFYLKVQDADVPIDSVVTVTT
- a CDS encoding flagellar hook-length control protein FliK, translating into MIQPVIQNIVQLKMAKSNTEDKNNAVKSFKDVIGENLDIELCKTALFSQFKSSKKINNTVFTLNSLKDNTISEKNANPLTLSILQNMINNILKDIDKGNITAMDKNELQQFGTNLIKNLSINNLDLKEVSKKISQILENNFGIKIAPDDVLKGMKGNKLDKIKDDYDTKADMTLNNKAALISEVNSGKDSVLVTNMQTKAESTHLLVPYEESNIKNKENIKAKNNIDVEQIEDQKIIKNIKYVNQQRNFLQNDNQTMKDDSGVAEDNIIKIKNSQDKQSENKPHEDFKMSFENNQNISNDFSLKTTTNKVISNNKDVRLPDKDVDIINQIVKNINLSKTESTSILKIQLKPDFLGKVEINLQSNGGNLIANIITENEKVKHQIEANVGILNSQLEAKGIKIDNFNVSVDKNMQFASQYNGQNFKGEGNSQNSGNRSFMFTSYNDYFLENSVVSENINNFISDDHVDVMV
- a CDS encoding MotE family protein; translated protein: MIIFILIIPAASGALFYFNIGGISNRVLTQISKIPIFKNIISAKKVDNSQDQLKKLENELSQKEKKLNEKEASLNDKQKQLDDLQMQLNKKESDLNNLKLQLDAKKTSMKDLATYYDNMDPQNAAGILSKISDDNIVITILSNMNKDSASKILSFMNPDRAAQITKILVNNAQKIP
- the fliJ gene encoding flagellar export protein FliJ; translated protein: MKKFEYSLQPILSFKKHTQKLEEENLAVVINKYEYHKKRLNELSKEVTRLIENNNRQTKTGMKARDIIQNNLYMNIIYKKIDEQKNIICELKKEIKFRREKLIEVNKEKKSLENLKERRYLEYQYLQSIEQNLFIDEQICFKIAKSITEL
- the fliI gene encoding flagellar protein export ATPase FliI, which translates into the protein MSNKILDKYKNILMEKNFIQYSGKISQVIGLTIESIGPISNIGEVCKIKSINGTTILAEVVGFKKDKVYLMSFDNMEGIGPGNSVIATGQKLKIGVGENLLGRVLDALGNPLDGKGCIKFKKYTSINNTPPLPLKRKRIHEVMPLGVKAIDGLLTCGKGQRIGIFSGSGVGKSTLLGMMARNAKADLNVIALIGERGREVNEFIEKDLGEKGLKKSILVVATSDTPALMRVKGAMTATAIAEYFRDRGLNVLLMMDSITRFAMAQREVGLSVGEAPVSRGYTPSVFSVLPKLLERTGCSNLGSITALYTVLVDGDDLNEPITDAVRGILDGHIVLSRKLANKNHYPAIDVLSSVSRVMNDIISDEHKELIAKFKNILTVYTESEDLINIGAYTYGSNPKIDEAITLNDSMMSFLKQQTNDVYSFKETVEMLKNILNR